A stretch of Longimicrobiaceae bacterium DNA encodes these proteins:
- a CDS encoding methyltransferase domain-containing protein: MTDAVPGPSLEAELRAEFAVREEPFSHGAFSVSVLLPRAAEDLIDESDFNVDERLPYWADLWPSARALARHLLDEPPPAGQVVELGCGVALPSLALRSVGASVTATDYYAEALRFARANAERNGLPPLPTAELDWREPPTIGPYDLVLAADVLYEMRNARSLAALLPRIVAPGGSVLLADPGRVYLADFRKMMLAAGWIAEAVTVRAERSLTATGEVVSKVGILRLTPPA, encoded by the coding sequence ATGACCGACGCCGTACCGGGACCATCGCTGGAAGCCGAGTTGCGTGCGGAGTTCGCGGTGCGCGAGGAGCCGTTCTCGCACGGCGCGTTCAGCGTGAGCGTCCTGCTCCCCCGCGCGGCCGAGGACCTGATCGACGAGTCGGACTTCAACGTGGACGAGCGCCTGCCGTACTGGGCCGACCTGTGGCCGTCCGCCCGCGCGCTCGCCCGGCACCTGCTGGACGAACCGCCGCCCGCGGGGCAGGTCGTGGAGCTGGGGTGCGGCGTGGCGCTGCCGTCGCTGGCGCTGCGCTCCGTGGGCGCGTCCGTCACCGCGACCGACTACTACGCCGAGGCGCTTCGCTTCGCCCGCGCCAACGCCGAGCGCAATGGCCTGCCGCCGCTGCCCACGGCGGAGCTGGACTGGCGCGAGCCGCCAACCATCGGCCCGTACGACCTGGTCCTCGCCGCCGATGTGCTGTACGAGATGCGCAACGCCCGCAGCCTGGCCGCGCTCCTCCCGCGCATCGTGGCGCCCGGCGGGAGCGTGCTGCTGGCGGACCCCGGCCGCGTCTACCTGGCCGACTTTCGGAAGATGATGCTCGCCGCCGGCTGGATCGCAGAGGCGGTGACCGTGCGCGCGGAGCGCTCCCTGACTGCCACCGGCGAGGTGGTCAGCAAGGTAGGCATCCTCCGCCTCACCCCGCCCGCCTAG
- the ispG gene encoding flavodoxin-dependent (E)-4-hydroxy-3-methylbut-2-enyl-diphosphate synthase, translated as MKSMGSIRRRKTVTVDVGGVKVGSAHPVVVQSMTNTDTADVEGTVRQVAALWRAGSQIVRVTVNNDEAARAVPYIAEFLAQRGVDVPIVGDFHYNGHILLTKYPDCARALAKYRINPGNVGAKRHDENFRAIVEQAVLHGKPVRIGVNWGSLDQALLTELMDANALRPADERRDAKAVMMDAMIESAMRSAAMAEEIGLGHDRIILSAKVSGVQDLVAVYRMLSPLSDYPLHLGLTEAGMGTKGVVASTAGLSILLQEGIGDTIRVSLTPKPGGDRTEEVHVAQQILQSLEIRSFTPQVTSCPGCGRTTSTYFQKLAEDIQGYLKDQMPSWRDTHPGVEEMKVAVMGCVVNGPGESKHANLGISLPGTFEEPKAPVYVDGEHTVTLKGDHIAEEFKRILDDYVESHYPAREAVLV; from the coding sequence ATGAAGAGCATGGGATCGATCCGGCGCAGGAAGACCGTCACCGTAGACGTGGGCGGCGTGAAGGTGGGCAGCGCGCACCCGGTGGTCGTGCAGTCGATGACGAACACCGACACGGCCGACGTGGAGGGCACCGTACGCCAGGTGGCCGCGCTTTGGCGCGCCGGCAGCCAGATCGTGCGCGTGACGGTGAACAACGACGAGGCGGCGCGCGCGGTGCCGTACATCGCCGAGTTCCTGGCCCAGCGCGGGGTGGACGTGCCCATCGTGGGCGACTTCCACTACAACGGCCACATCCTGCTCACCAAGTACCCGGACTGCGCGCGGGCGCTGGCCAAGTACCGCATCAACCCCGGCAACGTGGGCGCCAAGCGGCACGACGAGAACTTCCGCGCCATCGTGGAGCAGGCGGTGCTGCACGGCAAGCCGGTGCGCATCGGCGTCAACTGGGGCTCGCTGGACCAGGCGCTGCTCACGGAGCTGATGGATGCCAACGCGCTGCGCCCTGCCGACGAGCGGCGCGACGCCAAGGCGGTGATGATGGACGCCATGATCGAGAGCGCCATGCGCTCGGCCGCGATGGCGGAGGAGATCGGGCTGGGGCACGACCGGATCATCCTCTCCGCCAAGGTGAGCGGGGTGCAGGACCTGGTGGCGGTGTACCGCATGCTGTCGCCGCTCTCGGACTACCCGCTGCACCTGGGGCTCACCGAGGCGGGGATGGGAACGAAGGGCGTGGTCGCGTCCACCGCGGGCCTGTCGATCCTGCTGCAGGAGGGCATCGGCGACACCATCCGCGTGAGCTTGACGCCCAAGCCGGGCGGCGACCGCACGGAAGAGGTGCACGTGGCGCAGCAGATCCTGCAGTCGCTGGAGATCCGCTCGTTCACGCCGCAGGTCACCAGCTGCCCCGGCTGCGGGCGCACGACCTCGACTTACTTCCAGAAGCTGGCGGAAGACATCCAGGGCTACCTGAAGGACCAGATGCCCAGCTGGCGCGACACGCACCCCGGCGTGGAGGAGATGAAGGTGGCGGTGATGGGCTGCGTGGTGAACGGGCCGGGCGAGAGCAAGCACGCCAACCTGGGCATCTCGCTCCCCGGCACCTTCGAGGAGCCCAAGGCGCCGGTGTACGTGGATGGCGAGCACACGGTGACGCTCAAGGGCGACCACATCGCCGAGGAGTTCAAGCGAATCCTGGACGACTACGTGGAGAGCCACTACCCGGCGCGCGAGGCAGTCCTCGTTTAG
- a CDS encoding LysM peptidoglycan-binding domain-containing protein, producing MYLSRYRLPLALAASLLASAPAAGQTAAPVRAAGQGDTIPAPVATAITATQRAPFAVEGSGEAVPRPPRPAVVWFKPDTMRGAAGRDADAPADTARRPTRPVTRADSIRARAAAAAARPRTHTVAAGETLTGIARKYGLTLAALRAANPTAPASVRTGTVLRIPALPRPATPPAAAPGAKPAPATPARTPRVDTARTRPRRPASADSTRAGSARADSAALRPRRSTSADSAAAAGRRRAAAAAADSAPPKLRRRTPADSAAAAAGRRRAAAAATDSAAARPDAAKPAARPAGAARTGAQAPATAKPGAPGAHPASGSGAAARAAAAGARAARRTHVVARGETLFGIARRYGVPAARIREANGMSGDQVNAGQTLVIPPAT from the coding sequence ATGTACCTGAGCCGATACAGACTTCCGCTCGCCCTGGCGGCTTCGCTGCTCGCGTCCGCTCCGGCGGCGGGGCAGACGGCGGCGCCCGTGCGCGCGGCCGGGCAGGGCGACACGATTCCGGCACCCGTCGCAACCGCGATCACCGCCACCCAGCGCGCGCCTTTCGCCGTGGAGGGCAGCGGCGAGGCCGTGCCGCGTCCCCCGCGCCCAGCCGTGGTCTGGTTCAAGCCCGACACCATGCGTGGCGCGGCCGGCCGCGACGCCGACGCGCCCGCGGACACCGCCCGCCGCCCCACGCGCCCGGTCACGCGAGCGGACAGCATCCGGGCGCGCGCCGCCGCGGCTGCCGCCCGTCCGCGTACGCACACGGTGGCGGCGGGCGAGACGCTCACCGGCATCGCGCGGAAGTACGGGCTGACGCTGGCGGCGCTGCGGGCCGCGAACCCCACGGCTCCCGCGAGCGTTCGGACGGGCACCGTGCTGCGCATCCCCGCCTTGCCCCGCCCGGCCACGCCGCCCGCCGCGGCTCCGGGCGCGAAGCCCGCACCTGCAACGCCTGCACGGACCCCGCGTGTGGACACGGCGCGCACCCGGCCCCGCCGCCCCGCATCTGCCGACAGTACGCGGGCGGGCTCGGCTCGGGCGGACTCCGCGGCGCTGAGGCCGCGCCGCAGCACGTCTGCCGACAGCGCAGCCGCCGCGGGACGCAGGCGTGCCGCTGCCGCCGCTGCGGACTCCGCTCCGCCGAAGCTCCGCCGGCGTACACCTGCCGACAGCGCCGCCGCGGCTGCGGGGAGACGCCGCGCTGCCGCTGCCGCGACCGATTCGGCTGCCGCGCGTCCCGATGCGGCGAAGCCCGCAGCACGGCCAGCGGGGGCGGCGCGGACGGGGGCTCAGGCGCCCGCCACGGCGAAGCCCGGCGCTCCCGGCGCGCATCCTGCCAGTGGGTCCGGTGCGGCCGCGAGGGCCGCCGCGGCCGGGGCCCGGGCGGCCCGGCGCACGCACGTGGTGGCGCGCGGCGAGACGCTGTTCGGGATCGCGCGGCGGTACGGCGTGCCGGCGGCGCGCATCCGCGAGGCGAACGGGATGAGCGGCGACCAGGTGAACGCGGGACAGACGCTGGTGATTCCGCCCGCCACGTAG
- a CDS encoding PRC-barrel domain-containing protein: MDPQSAPRGEVLRAKDFMGWNVSDARGAKVGTVGDLLIDRSGKVRFLAVDTGLFRKSVLLPIRGLNWGEDSLVATDWSADEIKALPPYQSDQPLTAAVLAELERAYPRFYSERPTQLLDNTGEAHIVPLSQAKDFKLSAGAPTLRGWNVFGADGERVGVISEMLVDPVLMKVRYLDVDLADDLFQLTEDRHVVVPTEMVDLRERGQDVWVKGLPARAVAELPAYMGGSLDPLVKERVDRAFANVDPNAPSAAAETAPAPAAPVAVSEPPMSAPPGRPEFSVPSSATSSAPAGELDDRGPDRPVIVETGSGPYSAPQGPPPIIREDLGERDPDRVG; encoded by the coding sequence ATGGACCCCCAGTCTGCGCCGCGCGGCGAGGTGCTCCGCGCGAAGGACTTCATGGGCTGGAACGTGTCGGACGCGCGGGGCGCCAAGGTGGGCACCGTGGGCGACCTGCTGATCGACCGCAGCGGGAAGGTGCGCTTCCTGGCCGTGGACACCGGCCTCTTCCGCAAGAGCGTGCTGCTGCCCATCCGCGGCCTCAACTGGGGCGAGGACTCGCTCGTCGCCACCGACTGGAGCGCCGACGAGATCAAGGCGCTGCCGCCGTACCAGAGCGACCAGCCGCTCACGGCCGCGGTGCTGGCCGAGCTGGAGCGCGCCTACCCCCGCTTCTACTCCGAGCGCCCCACCCAGCTGCTGGACAACACGGGCGAGGCGCACATCGTTCCGCTCAGCCAGGCGAAGGACTTCAAGCTCTCGGCCGGGGCGCCCACGCTGCGCGGCTGGAACGTGTTCGGCGCAGACGGCGAGCGCGTTGGTGTGATCAGCGAGATGCTGGTGGACCCCGTGCTGATGAAGGTGCGCTATCTGGACGTGGACCTGGCCGACGACCTGTTCCAGCTCACCGAAGACCGGCACGTGGTGGTGCCCACGGAGATGGTGGACCTGCGCGAGCGCGGCCAGGACGTGTGGGTCAAGGGCCTGCCGGCGCGCGCCGTGGCCGAGCTGCCCGCGTACATGGGCGGCTCGCTTGACCCGCTGGTGAAGGAGCGCGTGGACCGCGCGTTCGCGAACGTCGACCCCAACGCCCCTTCCGCGGCGGCCGAGACAGCGCCCGCTCCGGCCGCACCCGTCGCCGTCTCCGAGCCGCCGATGTCCGCTCCTCCGGGGCGCCCGGAGTTCTCGGTGCCGTCTTCGGCCACCAGCTCGGCGCCCGCGGGCGAGCTCGACGACCGCGGGCCGGATCGCCCGGTGATCGTGGAGACCGGCAGCGGCCCGTACTCCGCGCCCCAGGGGCCGCCGCCCATCATCCGCGAGGACCTGGGGGAGCGCGACCCGGACCGCGTCGGCTGA